A genomic region of Arachis hypogaea cultivar Tifrunner chromosome 5, arahy.Tifrunner.gnm2.J5K5, whole genome shotgun sequence contains the following coding sequences:
- the LOC112803233 gene encoding uncharacterized protein, with the protein MKDYTIRRGVDYRVYESEPTTFYAKCTEYGNGCDWLIRVTKMQKKYCWKIRRYNGSHTCTKSTISQDHSKLNSKTVAKAIKSLVEVDPSIKVKSVIAEVQSKFNYTISYRKAWAFRHCKPVVQVDGTHLYEKYKGCLLVAVSQDGNNNIVPIPFAIVEGETSDARYFFLSNLRQHVVIRDGVELISDRHDSIRSAIERSNGAWSPPRAFHMFCIRHIESNFLRKFKYALAFDGGYRWGYITTNIVECINSVLKGARNLPVTALVKATFYRLNELFTRKRAEAEAQINAGLVYSEMVTTKFHANQQASGNIQVSCFDRENEVFEVREMPSGEFQVDRISCRHMFACCVNQRFGLASVH; encoded by the exons atgaaagattataccatccgGAGAGGTGTGGACTATCGGGTATATGAGTCAGAACCGACAACATTTTATGCCAAATGTACAGAATATGGGAATGGTTGTGACTGGTTGATCAGGGTTACCAAAATGCAGAAGAAGTACTGTTGGAagataaggaggtacaatggAAGTCACACTTGTACCAAGTCTACTATTTCTCAAGACCATTCGAAGCTGAATTCCAAGACAGTTGCAAAAGCAATTAAGTCGTTGGTAGAGGTTGACCCGTCTATAAAGGTGAAATCAGTAATTGCTGAAGTCCAGTCAAAGTTTAACTACACCATCAGTTATCGCAAGGCTTG GGCCTTCAGACACTGCAAGCCAGTGGTGCAGGTGGACGGGACTCATTTGTATGAAAAATACAAGGGTTGTTTATTGGTTGCAGTCTCACAAGATGGTAATAACAACATCGTGCCTATTCCATTTGCCatagtggagggagagacttctgatgcacGGTACTTTTTTCTGAGTAACTTGCGTCAACATGTGGTGATACGTGATGGTGTGGAACTTATCTCTGATCGACACGATTCGATTAGGTCAGCTATTGAACGAAGTAATGGGGCTTGGTCTCCTCCTAGAGCTTTCCATATGTTTTGTATCCGGCATATTGAGTCCAACTTCTTGAGGAAGTTCAAG TATGCTTTGGCATTTGATGGTGGATACCGATGGGGTTATATAACCACCAATATTGTGGAGTGCATCAACTCCGTCTTAAAGGGTGCACGCAATCTCCCGGTCACTGCACTTGTTAAGGCTACATTTTACAGACTGAATGAGTTGTTCACTAGGAAAAGAGCCGAGGCTGAAGCCCAAATCAATGCTGGACTTGTGTACTCTGAGATGGTGACCACCAAGTTTCATGCAAATCAACAAGCATCAGGTAATATACAGGTTAGCTGTTTTGATAGAGAAAATGAAGTCTTTGAAGTACGCGAGATGCCTAGTGGTGAATTCCAGGTTGACCGAATTTCGTGTCGACACATGTTTGCTTGTTGTGTAAATCAGCGGTTTGGATTGGCAAGTGTACATTAA